The following are encoded in a window of Kitasatospora sp. NBC_01250 genomic DNA:
- a CDS encoding Pr6Pr family membrane protein, with translation MHIWTRPTLWWRLAIVLSSGFGLILGTSSLVYFTVQSNVLVFGYFAGAVYWMTKRGTADAPAPRLRGAATLYIMITGLVAHILLNHGADPLPGLTSGPDRLQNWSSFLLHYTTPVLVLLDWLCARPRNASRWRDLPLWLSFPLTYAGLTMARAALFPDFPNKYPYFFFDPSGHGYGYVWGQIAQLTVEFIVLAALVVGLDRLGTAVRARLRPTTSTSAAAPGQAEAQAVPAGERIR, from the coding sequence ATGCACATCTGGACCCGACCCACGCTCTGGTGGCGCCTGGCCATCGTCCTGTCGAGCGGGTTCGGGCTGATCCTGGGCACCAGCTCGCTGGTGTACTTCACGGTCCAGAGCAACGTGCTGGTCTTCGGCTACTTCGCCGGCGCCGTCTACTGGATGACCAAGCGCGGCACGGCGGACGCGCCCGCACCCCGGCTGCGCGGCGCGGCGACGCTCTACATCATGATCACCGGCCTGGTCGCGCACATCCTGCTGAACCACGGCGCCGACCCGCTGCCCGGCCTGACCTCCGGGCCCGACCGGCTGCAGAACTGGTCCTCGTTCCTGCTGCACTACACCACCCCCGTGCTGGTGCTGCTCGACTGGCTCTGCGCCCGCCCGCGCAACGCCTCGCGCTGGCGCGACCTGCCGCTCTGGCTCTCCTTCCCCCTGACCTACGCGGGCCTGACGATGGCCCGGGCCGCGCTCTTCCCGGACTTCCCGAACAAGTACCCGTACTTCTTCTTCGACCCGAGCGGGCACGGCTACGGCTACGTCTGGGGACAGATCGCGCAGCTGACGGTGGAGTTCATCGTGCTGGCCGCCCTGGTGGTCGGCCTGGACCGGCTCGGCACCGCGGTGCGCGCCAGGCTGCGGCCCACCACGAGCACGTCCGCCGCGGCACCGGGCCAGGCCGAGGCGCAGGCCGTCCCGGCCGGGGAGCGGATCCGGTAG
- a CDS encoding GNAT family N-acetyltransferase: MIDAAELRDAYDRQLRSGLDGPDTVRDQDGPLIRHTGESSGFVNAPRDLGLRGAELDELIHRQLRHFAPRSRRLEWKVRGHDLPAELPERLRAAGFTAQPTTTVLAGRSELLAPPPGREPALPAGVTVRRLTDPAEADRIAALEAAVWGEYHQSLADFLHGQLTDHPEGIAVLAAESGGQLISTGWLVLRPGSDFGALLGGATLAEWRGRGVYQALVAQRARIAHACGHRYLQVDASEHSAPILRRLGLIPITTSTRYIWTPPPLPRTGEDGPTGA, translated from the coding sequence GTGATCGATGCAGCGGAACTACGCGACGCCTACGACCGACAGCTGCGCAGCGGCCTCGACGGGCCCGACACGGTGCGCGACCAGGACGGGCCGCTGATCCGGCACACCGGTGAGAGCAGCGGCTTCGTCAACGCACCGCGCGACCTGGGCCTGCGCGGAGCCGAGCTGGACGAGCTGATCCACCGCCAACTCCGGCACTTCGCCCCCCGCAGCCGCCGCCTGGAGTGGAAGGTGCGCGGGCACGACCTGCCCGCCGAGCTGCCCGAGCGCCTGCGCGCGGCCGGTTTCACCGCCCAGCCCACCACCACCGTGCTGGCCGGGCGCAGCGAGCTGCTCGCGCCCCCGCCCGGCCGGGAGCCGGCGCTGCCCGCGGGCGTGACCGTGCGCCGCCTCACCGACCCCGCCGAGGCGGACCGGATCGCGGCTCTGGAGGCGGCCGTCTGGGGCGAGTACCACCAGTCCCTCGCCGACTTCCTGCACGGCCAACTGACCGACCACCCCGAGGGGATCGCGGTCCTGGCCGCCGAGTCCGGGGGGCAGTTGATCAGCACCGGCTGGCTGGTGCTGCGCCCGGGCAGCGACTTCGGAGCGCTGCTCGGCGGGGCGACGCTGGCCGAGTGGCGCGGGCGCGGCGTCTACCAGGCGCTGGTGGCACAGCGGGCCCGGATCGCCCACGCGTGCGGCCACCGCTACCTCCAGGTGGACGCCTCCGAGCACAGCGCGCCGATCCTGCGCCGGCTGGGGCTGATCCCGATCACCACCAGCACCCGCTACATCTGGACGCCGCCACCCCTCCCCCGCACGGGGGAGGACGGTCCCACCGGAGCCTGA
- a CDS encoding CaiB/BaiF CoA transferase family protein has translation MTGDREADGRGAGPLAGVRVVELAGIGPGPFAAMLLGDLGADVVRVDRPNGSPLTGDPALDLTNRSKRSVLLDLKAPDGPGLLLDLVERADLLIEGYRPGVAERLGVGPEPCLARNPALVYGRMTGWGQHGPLAAAAGHDIDYTALTGVLSMIGPADGPPSVPLNLLGDYAGGSLYLVVGLLAALQHARGTGQGQVVDAAIVDGTAHLATLFWGLLAEGRWQDRRGGNLLDGSAPCYAVYQASDGGHFAVGALEPQFYAEFARLLGLGPEAPGQYDTARWPELRALIATRFAGRTTAEWTAVFEGTDACVTPVLTMHQAVRHPHLAARGTYPTLDGVTQPAPAPRFSATPAELRRPPARPGADTAEVARDWAVPGLAP, from the coding sequence GTGACTGGTGACCGGGAGGCCGACGGCCGGGGCGCGGGGCCGCTGGCCGGGGTGCGGGTGGTCGAGCTGGCCGGGATCGGCCCCGGCCCGTTCGCCGCGATGCTCCTCGGTGACCTGGGCGCCGACGTGGTGCGGGTGGACCGGCCGAACGGCTCGCCGCTGACCGGGGATCCGGCGCTCGACCTGACCAACCGCAGCAAGCGCTCGGTGCTGCTCGACCTCAAGGCGCCGGACGGGCCCGGCCTGCTGCTCGACCTGGTCGAGCGCGCCGACCTGCTGATCGAGGGCTACCGCCCCGGGGTCGCCGAGCGGCTCGGGGTCGGCCCCGAGCCGTGCCTGGCCCGCAACCCCGCGCTGGTCTACGGGCGGATGACCGGCTGGGGGCAGCACGGACCGCTGGCCGCCGCCGCCGGGCACGACATCGACTACACCGCGCTCACCGGCGTCCTCTCCATGATCGGGCCGGCCGACGGGCCGCCCAGCGTCCCGCTCAACCTGCTCGGCGACTACGCGGGCGGCTCGCTCTACCTGGTGGTCGGCCTGCTGGCCGCCCTGCAGCACGCCCGCGGCACCGGTCAGGGCCAGGTGGTGGATGCCGCGATCGTCGACGGCACGGCCCATCTGGCCACGCTCTTCTGGGGGTTGCTCGCCGAGGGGCGCTGGCAGGACCGCCGCGGCGGCAACCTGCTGGACGGCAGCGCCCCCTGCTACGCGGTCTACCAGGCGAGCGACGGCGGCCACTTCGCGGTCGGCGCGCTGGAGCCGCAGTTCTACGCCGAGTTCGCCCGGCTGCTCGGCCTCGGCCCCGAGGCGCCCGGCCAGTACGACACCGCCCGCTGGCCCGAGCTGCGCGCGCTGATCGCCACCCGCTTCGCCGGCCGCACCACCGCCGAGTGGACCGCCGTCTTCGAGGGCACGGACGCCTGCGTGACGCCGGTACTGACGATGCATCAGGCCGTGCGGCACCCCCATCTGGCGGCCCGCGGCACCTACCCGACCCTGGACGGGGTGACCCAACCCGCCCCCGCACCGCGCTTCTCGGCCACCCCCGCCGAGCTGCGCCGCCCGCCGGCCCGGCCCGGCGCGGACACCGCCGAGGTGGCCCGCGACTGGGCCGTGCCCGGCCTCGCCCCCTGA
- a CDS encoding acetyl-CoA C-acetyltransferase produces MSTEAYVYEAIRTPRGRGKKGSLHGTKPIDLVVGLIRELRARLPELDPAAIDDVVLGVVSPIGDQGSDIARIAAIAAGLPDTVAGVQENRFCASGLESVNLAAAKVRSGWEELVLAGGVESMSRVPMGSDGGAWAMDPMTNFEASFIPQGIGADLIATIEGFTRSDVDAFAAESQARAAKAQADGLFDRSVVPVRDRNGLVVLERDEYLRPSTTAQTLAGLKPAFAGIGEAGGFDAVALQKYHWVERIDHVHTAGNSSGIVDGASLVAIGSPAIGERYGLRPRARIVSAAVSGSEPTIMLTGPAPATRKALAKAGLTAADIDLVEINEAFSAVALRFIRELGFSHEQVNVNGGAIALGHPLGATGAMLLGTLIDELERRELRYGLVTLCVGGGMGVATIVERI; encoded by the coding sequence GTGAGTACCGAAGCGTACGTCTACGAGGCGATCCGCACCCCGCGCGGGCGTGGCAAGAAGGGCTCCCTGCACGGTACCAAGCCGATCGACCTGGTGGTCGGCCTGATCCGGGAACTGCGCGCCCGGCTCCCCGAGTTGGACCCGGCGGCGATCGACGACGTGGTGCTCGGCGTGGTCAGCCCGATCGGCGACCAGGGCTCCGACATCGCCCGGATCGCCGCGATCGCCGCCGGGCTGCCGGACACGGTGGCCGGCGTCCAGGAGAACCGCTTCTGCGCCTCCGGCCTGGAGTCGGTCAACCTGGCTGCCGCCAAGGTGCGTTCGGGCTGGGAGGAGCTGGTGCTGGCGGGCGGCGTGGAGTCGATGTCGCGGGTGCCGATGGGCTCCGACGGCGGCGCCTGGGCGATGGACCCGATGACCAACTTCGAGGCCTCCTTCATCCCGCAGGGCATCGGCGCCGACCTGATCGCCACCATCGAGGGCTTCACCCGCTCCGACGTGGACGCCTTCGCCGCCGAGTCGCAGGCCCGCGCCGCCAAGGCCCAGGCGGACGGCCTCTTCGACCGCTCGGTGGTCCCGGTGCGCGACCGCAACGGCCTGGTCGTGCTGGAGCGCGACGAGTACCTGCGCCCCAGCACCACGGCGCAGACGCTGGCCGGCCTCAAGCCCGCCTTCGCGGGCATCGGCGAGGCGGGCGGCTTCGACGCGGTGGCGCTGCAGAAGTACCACTGGGTGGAGCGGATCGACCACGTGCACACCGCCGGCAACTCCTCCGGCATCGTGGACGGCGCCTCGCTGGTGGCCATCGGCTCGCCGGCGATCGGCGAGCGCTACGGGCTGCGCCCGCGCGCCCGGATCGTCTCGGCCGCCGTCTCCGGCTCCGAGCCGACCATCATGCTCACCGGCCCGGCGCCGGCCACCCGCAAGGCGCTGGCCAAGGCGGGGCTGACCGCCGCGGACATCGACCTGGTCGAGATCAACGAGGCCTTCTCGGCGGTCGCGCTGCGCTTCATCCGCGAACTCGGCTTCTCGCACGAGCAGGTGAACGTCAACGGCGGCGCCATCGCGCTCGGCCACCCGCTGGGCGCCACCGGCGCGATGCTGCTCGGCACGCTGATCGACGAGCTGGAGCGGCGCGAACTGCGCTACGGCCTGGTCACCCTGTGCGTGGGTGGCGGCATGGGCGTGGCCACCATCGTCGAGCGCATCTGA
- a CDS encoding 3-hydroxyacyl-CoA dehydrogenase NAD-binding domain-containing protein, with product MSELTVIRWEQDQEGVVTLVLDDPNQSVNTMNAAFTTDFEAAVERLAAFEGLRGVIITSAKKTFFAGGDLRMLSKVDAEGAAEFFEGSLRLKRALRSLETLGRPVVAAINGSALGGGLELALACHHRIALTAPGSKLGFPEVTLGLLPGGGGVVRTVRLLGLADALLKWLLTGRQYRPAAAVEAGLVHELASDKDELLAKARAFIAAHESAEQPWDVKGYKIPGGTPATPALAAQLPAYPANLRKQLNGAPYPAPRNILAAAVEGSQVDVDTAFVIEARYFTELVGGQTAKNMIQALFFDMQAVNSGASRPASVPERPVRKVAVLGAGMMGAGIAYSCAKAGLEVLLKDVSIEAAERGKAYSAGLLDKAVARGRSTAEQRAELLARITPTATAADLAGCDAVIEAVFENVELKQRVFQEIQEVVDADALLCTNTSTLPIGLLAKGVDRDADFIGLHFFSPVDKMPLVEIIKGERTGEEAVARAFDLVRRIGKTPIVVNDSRGFFTSRVIGRFINEGVAMLGEGVDPSSIEQAAAQAGYPAKVLSLLDELTLTLPRKIRGEARRAVEEAGGVWQPHPADAVMDRMLDEFERPGRSGGAGFYDYDADGRRLGLWPGLREHFTRPEVQVPFEDLKERMLFAEALDSVRCLEESVLTSVADANVGSILGIGFPAWTGGVLQYINGYPGGPAGFAARAQELAAAYGERFAPPALLERVVAEGGTFKD from the coding sequence ATGAGCGAGCTGACCGTTATCCGCTGGGAGCAGGATCAGGAGGGCGTGGTCACCCTCGTCCTGGACGATCCCAACCAGTCCGTCAACACCATGAACGCCGCCTTCACCACCGACTTCGAGGCCGCGGTGGAGCGCCTGGCGGCCTTCGAGGGCCTGCGCGGCGTGATCATCACCTCCGCCAAGAAGACCTTCTTCGCCGGCGGTGACCTGCGGATGCTCTCGAAGGTCGACGCCGAGGGCGCCGCGGAGTTCTTCGAGGGCTCGCTGCGGCTCAAGCGCGCGCTGCGGAGCCTGGAGACCCTGGGCAGGCCGGTGGTCGCCGCGATCAACGGCAGCGCGCTGGGCGGCGGCCTGGAGCTGGCGCTGGCCTGCCACCACCGGATCGCGCTGACCGCGCCGGGCAGCAAGCTCGGCTTCCCCGAGGTGACGCTCGGCCTGCTGCCGGGTGGCGGCGGGGTGGTCCGCACGGTGCGACTGCTCGGGCTGGCCGACGCGCTGCTCAAGTGGCTGCTGACCGGGCGCCAGTACCGCCCGGCGGCTGCCGTCGAGGCCGGCCTGGTGCACGAACTCGCCTCCGACAAGGATGAGTTGCTGGCCAAGGCGCGGGCCTTCATCGCCGCCCACGAGAGCGCCGAGCAGCCCTGGGACGTCAAGGGCTACAAGATCCCCGGCGGCACCCCCGCCACCCCGGCACTGGCGGCCCAACTGCCCGCCTACCCGGCCAATCTGCGCAAGCAGCTGAACGGCGCCCCCTACCCGGCCCCGCGCAACATCCTGGCGGCCGCGGTCGAGGGCAGCCAGGTGGACGTGGACACCGCTTTCGTGATCGAGGCCCGCTACTTCACCGAGCTGGTCGGCGGGCAGACCGCCAAGAACATGATCCAGGCCCTCTTCTTCGACATGCAGGCCGTCAACTCCGGTGCCTCGCGACCGGCTTCCGTGCCCGAGCGCCCGGTGCGCAAGGTCGCGGTGCTCGGCGCGGGCATGATGGGCGCGGGCATCGCCTACTCCTGCGCCAAGGCGGGGCTCGAGGTCCTGCTCAAGGACGTCAGCATCGAGGCGGCCGAGCGCGGCAAGGCCTACTCGGCCGGGCTGCTGGACAAGGCCGTGGCGCGCGGACGCAGCACCGCCGAGCAGCGTGCCGAACTGCTGGCCCGGATCACCCCGACCGCCACGGCCGCCGACCTGGCCGGCTGCGACGCGGTGATCGAGGCGGTCTTCGAGAACGTCGAGCTCAAGCAGCGGGTCTTCCAGGAGATCCAGGAGGTGGTGGACGCCGACGCGCTGCTCTGCACCAACACCTCCACGCTGCCGATCGGCCTGCTGGCCAAGGGCGTCGACCGGGACGCCGACTTCATCGGCCTGCACTTCTTCTCGCCGGTCGACAAGATGCCGCTGGTGGAGATCATCAAGGGCGAGCGGACCGGGGAGGAGGCGGTGGCCCGGGCCTTCGACCTGGTGCGCCGGATCGGCAAGACCCCGATCGTGGTGAACGACTCGCGCGGCTTCTTCACCTCCCGGGTGATCGGCCGGTTCATCAACGAGGGCGTGGCGATGCTGGGCGAGGGCGTCGACCCGTCCTCCATCGAGCAGGCCGCCGCCCAGGCGGGCTACCCCGCCAAGGTGCTCTCGCTGCTGGACGAGCTGACCCTCACCCTGCCGCGCAAGATCCGCGGCGAGGCCCGCCGGGCCGTCGAGGAGGCGGGCGGGGTCTGGCAGCCGCACCCCGCCGACGCGGTGATGGACCGGATGCTCGACGAGTTCGAGCGCCCCGGCCGCAGCGGCGGCGCGGGCTTCTACGACTACGACGCGGACGGCCGCCGGCTGGGCCTGTGGCCCGGCCTGCGCGAGCACTTCACCCGCCCCGAGGTGCAGGTGCCGTTCGAGGACCTCAAGGAGCGGATGCTCTTCGCCGAGGCGCTCGACTCGGTGCGCTGCCTGGAGGAGTCCGTGCTGACCTCGGTCGCGGACGCCAACGTCGGCTCGATCCTGGGCATCGGCTTCCCGGCCTGGACCGGCGGGGTGCTCCAGTACATCAACGGCTACCCGGGCGGCCCGGCGGGATTCGCCGCCCGCGCCCAGGAGTTGGCCGCCGCCTACGGCGAGCGGTTCGCGCCGCCGGCGCTGCTGGAGCGAGTGGTCGCCGAGGGCGGGACGTTCAAGGACTGA
- a CDS encoding BP74-related protein, translating to MRRALTKFGSLAAVSMLAVALAQPAQAAQPTVSVRPADATAPAYFEFTDSSDTMVIQLTDPAKIQEARSILSGAQTDPTHVMGTIVKSPAPYNKPWNFTLDPNSITFFSMAMEACDGNIAFANANLDQVGGSLFPHSTFCPWHSQLTREIPAPQGS from the coding sequence ATGCGACGTGCCCTGACCAAGTTCGGTAGTCTCGCGGCGGTTTCGATGCTCGCGGTGGCGTTGGCCCAGCCCGCCCAGGCGGCGCAGCCCACCGTGTCGGTGCGCCCCGCGGACGCCACCGCGCCGGCCTACTTCGAGTTCACCGACAGCTCGGACACCATGGTGATCCAGCTCACCGACCCGGCCAAGATCCAGGAGGCCCGGTCCATCCTGAGCGGCGCGCAGACCGACCCGACCCACGTGATGGGGACGATCGTGAAGAGCCCCGCCCCGTACAACAAGCCCTGGAACTTCACGCTCGACCCGAACTCGATCACCTTCTTCAGCATGGCGATGGAGGCGTGCGACGGGAACATCGCCTTCGCCAACGCCAACCTGGACCAGGTGGGCGGCTCGCTCTTCCCGCACAGCACCTTCTGCCCCTGGCACTCCCAGCTGACCCGCGAAATCCCGGCGCCGCAGGGCAGCTGA
- a CDS encoding lantibiotic dehydratase, producing MPHSARPGATDGDPGRRPTPTPASAAGGYRVRSAPYALARSNLLCQPAQSRPASAFRALLAELTELEAETASLLPVLGDTLYASQGGHPQAFHRDTVLPLRRALHNGREPRAELLGRLGDLPERLPQLARWLTLREQQALLLDELAASAEAALTAERAALSALCREPALLRAVALTSSDLLRALTRTGAGDAGSDRRARKEEPNVLRYALRAGTRTSPLSWFTAVGWGLLDTPATAAATDWGEADLPAAAPASVVRASRTLVGALCQALLDDPRRRAALPHRLASSARTVEGRACFSRSTVVFAGGRYLATREEEIGLPAGGPLASLASLGADPRPLRELAHRLSGTRDPGDRRPDGTAQVTEEVEDTEDTEDTGAVAAAAGYLQRLAGAGLLVPAEPVDPQDRDPLAKVAGWLRTAPEDTGLADRVDAIAERTRRFATAPADLRPALLTDLADRWTDLLARAGRPVPEHSAPLNVLSEDVVARRPLRLGGLLDRADHEALGEATALAELFDAGQVMRRIARDRFVDRYGAGGVCHHPWEFGPVVDAAWAEAGRLAALPPQDEREGELPSGYGELAAVRRLLIDRMRPAVPDSGTDSGTDPGGADTDAVLPADLLRGLGERLPSWILARPSSYAFFLQRDSADGLLCVNHLYAGWGRFTSRFLDAMEPVATAEVARQIRHGLPEQARAAQIRPVGGFNANLHPLLVPDEIGPDRRWSSLAESELDLVHDRDSDQLRLRLRATGELLDVLYGGFLAPVRLPQRIAPLLADHPQGAVRLRSLVPRYTLAAPGGRVLRTPRLRHRHVVLRRRRWHLPAGVVQALRADLSTGPALPVAATARWRTLLGLPEQLFLRPEPATPPARPAADPDGYLRRPKPQFVDLGNALHLQVLGRWLSRHSGGVVLEEALPAPGGRSHPFRAVELVLETYRAARPA from the coding sequence ATGCCGCATTCCGCAAGGCCCGGCGCCACCGACGGCGATCCCGGCCGCCGCCCCACCCCGACGCCCGCTTCCGCTGCCGGGGGCTACCGCGTCCGGTCGGCGCCCTACGCGCTGGCGCGGTCGAACCTGCTGTGCCAGCCCGCCCAGAGCCGTCCTGCCTCCGCGTTCCGCGCCCTGCTGGCCGAGTTGACCGAGCTGGAGGCCGAAACAGCCTCCCTGCTACCGGTGTTGGGCGACACCCTGTACGCCAGCCAGGGCGGCCACCCGCAGGCGTTCCACCGCGACACCGTCCTGCCGCTGCGCCGCGCGCTGCACAACGGGCGCGAACCGCGTGCCGAACTGCTGGGCCGGCTGGGCGACCTGCCCGAGCGGCTGCCGCAGCTCGCCCGCTGGCTGACGCTGCGCGAGCAGCAGGCCCTGCTGCTCGACGAGTTGGCCGCGTCGGCCGAGGCCGCGCTGACCGCCGAGCGCGCCGCGCTGTCGGCCCTGTGCCGCGAACCGGCGCTCCTGCGGGCGGTCGCGCTCACCAGCTCCGACCTGCTGCGGGCACTGACGCGGACGGGCGCGGGCGACGCCGGGTCCGACCGCAGGGCCCGCAAGGAGGAACCGAACGTCCTGCGCTACGCGCTGCGGGCCGGCACCAGGACCAGTCCGCTCTCCTGGTTCACGGCGGTCGGGTGGGGTCTCCTGGACACCCCCGCGACCGCAGCCGCGACCGACTGGGGCGAGGCCGACCTGCCCGCCGCGGCACCCGCCTCGGTGGTCCGGGCCAGCCGGACCCTGGTGGGCGCACTGTGCCAGGCCCTGCTGGACGATCCGCGCCGCCGCGCCGCGCTGCCGCACCGGTTGGCCAGCTCCGCGCGGACCGTCGAGGGCCGCGCCTGCTTCTCCCGCAGCACCGTGGTGTTCGCCGGGGGCCGCTACCTGGCCACCCGGGAGGAGGAGATCGGGCTGCCGGCCGGCGGCCCGCTGGCCTCCCTCGCTTCGCTCGGCGCGGACCCGCGCCCGCTGAGGGAGTTGGCGCACCGGCTGAGCGGGACCCGGGACCCTGGTGACCGCCGCCCGGACGGGACCGCCCAGGTCACCGAGGAAGTCGAGGACACCGAGGACACCGAGGACACCGGGGCTGTGGCGGCTGCCGCCGGCTACCTGCAACGCCTGGCCGGTGCGGGCCTGTTGGTTCCCGCCGAGCCGGTCGACCCGCAGGACCGCGACCCGCTGGCCAAGGTCGCCGGCTGGCTGCGCACCGCCCCCGAGGACACCGGGCTCGCCGACCGGGTGGACGCGATCGCCGAGCGCACCCGGCGGTTCGCCACCGCCCCGGCCGACCTGCGGCCGGCCCTGCTCACCGATCTCGCCGATCGCTGGACCGACCTGCTGGCCCGCGCGGGCCGGCCGGTCCCCGAGCACAGCGCGCCGTTGAACGTCCTGTCCGAGGACGTGGTGGCCCGCCGTCCGCTGCGGCTGGGCGGCCTCCTCGACCGCGCCGACCACGAGGCGCTGGGCGAGGCGACCGCCCTGGCCGAACTCTTCGACGCGGGGCAGGTGATGCGCCGGATCGCCCGCGACCGCTTCGTGGACCGCTACGGGGCCGGCGGCGTCTGCCACCACCCGTGGGAGTTCGGCCCGGTCGTCGACGCCGCCTGGGCCGAGGCCGGCCGGCTGGCCGCACTGCCGCCCCAGGACGAGCGCGAGGGCGAACTCCCCAGCGGATACGGCGAACTGGCGGCGGTGCGCCGACTGCTCATCGACCGGATGCGGCCGGCCGTCCCCGACTCCGGCACCGACTCCGGCACCGACCCGGGCGGCGCCGACACCGACGCCGTGCTGCCCGCGGACCTGCTCCGAGGGCTCGGCGAGCGGCTCCCGTCCTGGATCCTGGCCCGCCCGTCGAGCTACGCGTTCTTCCTCCAGCGGGACAGCGCCGACGGCCTGCTCTGCGTCAACCACCTGTACGCCGGCTGGGGCCGGTTCACCAGCCGCTTCCTGGACGCCATGGAGCCCGTGGCCACCGCGGAGGTCGCCCGGCAGATCCGGCACGGGCTGCCGGAGCAGGCCCGGGCCGCCCAGATCCGCCCGGTCGGCGGCTTCAACGCCAACCTGCACCCGCTGCTGGTGCCCGACGAGATCGGGCCCGACCGCCGCTGGTCCTCGCTCGCGGAGTCGGAGCTGGACCTGGTCCACGACCGGGACAGCGATCAGCTCCGGCTGCGGCTGCGGGCCACCGGCGAGCTGCTCGACGTCCTGTACGGCGGCTTCCTCGCCCCGGTGCGGCTGCCGCAGCGGATCGCCCCGCTGCTCGCGGACCACCCGCAGGGCGCGGTCCGCCTGCGGTCCCTGGTGCCCCGGTACACGCTGGCGGCTCCCGGCGGCCGGGTGCTCCGCACGCCCCGGCTGCGGCACCGTCACGTCGTACTGCGCCGGCGCCGCTGGCACCTGCCGGCCGGCGTGGTCCAGGCGCTGCGCGCCGACCTCTCCACCGGCCCCGCGCTGCCGGTGGCCGCCACGGCACGCTGGCGGACCCTGCTCGGCCTGCCCGAACAGCTCTTCCTTCGCCCCGAGCCGGCCACACCGCCGGCCCGGCCGGCCGCGGACCCGGACGGCTACCTGCGGCGGCCCAAGCCGCAGTTCGTCGACCTCGGCAACGCGCTGCACCTGCAGGTGCTGGGACGGTGGCTGTCGCGCCACTCCGGCGGCGTCGTGCTGGAGGAGGCGCTGCCCGCGCCCGGCGGTCGGAGCCACCCTTTCCGGGCGGTGGAGCTCGTCCTGGAGACCTACCGCGCCGCACGGCCGGCCTGA
- a CDS encoding thiazolylpeptide-type bacteriocin translates to MSDTTAQPSFDLQDFDLDLSSLTVTSLRDTAALPENGASQGACSCESSSSCAIIPPVVSRPPAAV, encoded by the coding sequence ATGTCCGACACCACCGCACAGCCGAGCTTCGACCTCCAGGACTTCGACCTGGACCTCAGCTCCCTCACCGTCACCTCGCTGCGCGACACCGCCGCGCTGCCGGAGAACGGAGCGTCCCAGGGCGCGTGTTCCTGCGAGTCCTCGTCCTCCTGCGCCATCATTCCGCCGGTGGTCTCGCGGCCTCCGGCCGCGGTCTGA